The following coding sequences are from one Pigmentibacter sp. JX0631 window:
- a CDS encoding heavy metal-associated domain-containing protein yields MFEKLKELFKKDSIENVSVFTLNIEGMNCNSCVNKISKELNSVRVISKYSVFLDKKLVVIEIKDENKIDEVINVINNLGYKVKLLN; encoded by the coding sequence ATGTTTGAAAAATTGAAAGAACTATTTAAAAAAGATAGTATTGAAAATGTTTCTGTTTTTACTTTGAATATTGAAGGTATGAATTGTAATTCTTGTGTTAATAAAATTTCTAAAGAGCTTAATTCTGTTAGAGTTATATCTAAATATTCTGTTTTTTTAGATAAAAAACTAGTAGTGATAGAAATTAAAGATGAAAATAAAATTGATGAAGTTATTAATGTAATAAATAATTTAGGTTACAAAGTTAAATTATTGAATTAA